One Nostoc sp. UHCC 0302 DNA window includes the following coding sequences:
- a CDS encoding TlyA family RNA methyltransferase has protein sequence MAKQRLDTLLVELNLCSSRALAQRLIQAGEVSVNQQVIDKPGTEVNISAQIKVKERSLFVSRGGEKLLKALTEFAIPVAGRICLDGGISTGGFTDCLLQAGAKQVYGIDVGYGQVDWRLRNDSRVILRERTNLRHLTPDELYGENDSIPDLAVVDVSFISLSKILPALWRLTQEPREAILLVKPQFEVGKSRVGKKGVVRDSNDQADAIFQVLQAAQELGWKYKGLTWSPITGPAGNIEYLLWLRTESEIPPPDLEAIKQMTQSAVVDLRES, from the coding sequence TTGGCTAAACAGAGGCTCGACACACTATTAGTAGAACTGAATTTATGTTCTTCTCGCGCTTTAGCACAACGGCTAATTCAAGCGGGAGAAGTTAGCGTTAATCAGCAGGTAATTGATAAACCTGGGACAGAAGTTAATATTTCGGCTCAAATAAAGGTTAAGGAGCGATCGCTTTTTGTTTCTAGAGGTGGTGAAAAACTCCTCAAAGCTTTGACAGAATTCGCTATTCCTGTAGCTGGACGCATTTGTTTAGATGGTGGCATTTCTACAGGTGGCTTTACCGACTGTCTCTTGCAAGCTGGAGCAAAACAAGTTTACGGTATTGATGTTGGTTACGGCCAAGTAGACTGGCGTTTACGAAATGATTCAAGGGTGATTTTGCGCGAACGTACCAATTTGCGCCATCTTACACCGGATGAGTTGTATGGAGAGAATGACTCTATCCCTGATTTGGCGGTAGTGGATGTATCGTTTATTTCTTTAAGCAAGATTTTGCCTGCTTTGTGGCGCCTAACTCAAGAACCACGGGAAGCTATATTGCTAGTCAAGCCACAGTTTGAAGTTGGAAAATCCCGTGTGGGTAAAAAGGGTGTTGTGCGAGATTCTAACGACCAAGCTGATGCAATTTTCCAGGTGTTGCAGGCAGCTCAAGAACTAGGATGGAAATATAAAGGCTTAACTTGGTCGCCGATTACTGGCCCGGCTGGGAATATTGAATATCTTTTATGGTTGAGAACCGAAAGTGAAATACCACCGCCCGATTTAGAAGCAATTAAGCAAATGACACAATCAGCGGTGGTAGATTTGCGTGAGAGTTAA
- a CDS encoding Calvin cycle protein CP12, whose amino-acid sequence MTTTLNLQQAIEEAITEARTTCDLNGIDSAGCAVAWDIVEELQAEKSHQQQAKQNKTSLDNYCDRHPEAVECLIYDV is encoded by the coding sequence ATGACTACAACCTTAAATCTTCAGCAAGCTATTGAAGAAGCAATTACCGAAGCTCGGACAACCTGTGATCTCAATGGCATTGACTCTGCTGGTTGTGCTGTAGCCTGGGATATCGTGGAAGAATTGCAAGCCGAGAAATCACACCAACAGCAGGCAAAACAAAACAAAACATCTTTAGACAACTACTGCGATCGCCATCCAGAAGCAGTAGAATGTCTAATCTACGACGTTTAA